One stretch of Prionailurus viverrinus isolate Anna chromosome C1, UM_Priviv_1.0, whole genome shotgun sequence DNA includes these proteins:
- the PTCH2 gene encoding protein patched homolog 2 isoform X6 yields MAGPPPLQELPPVYTPPARAASPQILAGSLKAPLWLRAYFQGLLFSLGCGIQRHCGKVLFLGLLAFGALALGLRVAIIETDLEQLWVEVGSRVSQELHYTKEKLGEEAAYTSQMLIQTPHQEGENILTPEALGLHLQAALAASKVQVSLYGKSWDLNKICYKSGIPLIENGMIERMIEKLFPCVILTPLDCFWEGAKLQGGSAYLPGRPDIQWTNLDPEQLLKELGPFASLEGFRELLDKAQVGQAYVGRPCLHPDDLHCPPTAPNHHSKQAPNVAQELNGGCHGFSHKFMHWQEELLLGGMARDAQGQLLRAEALQSTFLLMSPRQLYEHFRGDYQTHDIGWSEEQAGTVLRAWQRRFVQLAQEALPQNSSQQIHAFSSTTLDDILHAFSEVSAARVVGGYLLMLAYACVTMLRWDCAQSQGAVGLAGVLLVALAVASGLGLCALLGIAFNAATTQVLPFLALGIGVDDIFLLAHAFTEAPPGTPLQERTGECLRRTGTSVALTSINHMVAFFMAALVPIPALRAFSLQAAIVVGCNFAAVMLVFPAVLSLDLHRRHCQRLDVLCCFSSPCSARVIQILPQELGDRTVPVGIAHLTATVQAFAHCEASSQHVVTILPPRAHLVPPPSDPLGSELFSPGGSTRDLLGQEEGTRQKATCNSLPCARWNLAHFARYHFAPLLLQSHSKAMVLVLFGALLGLSLYGATLVQDGLALTDVVPRGTKEHAFLSAQLRYFSLYEVALVTQGGFDYAHSQRALFDLHQRFSSLKAVLPPPATQAPRTWLHYYRNWLQGIQAAFDQDWASGRITRHSCRNGSEDGALAYKLLIQTGDAQEPLDFSQLTTRKLVDKEGLIPPELFYVGLTMWVSSDPLGLAASQANFYPPPPEWLHDKYDTTGENLRIPAAQPLEFAQFPFLLHGLQKTADFVEAIEGARAACTEAGRAGVRAYPSGSPFLFWEQYLGLRRYFLLAICILLVCTFLVCALLLLNPWTAGLIVLVLAMMTVELFGIMGFLGIKLSAIPVVILVASVGIGVEFTVHVALGFLTTQGSRNLRAACALEHTFAPVTDGAVSTLLGLLMLAGSNFDFIIRYFFVVLTVLTLLGLLHGLMLLPVLLSILGPPPEVVQIYKESPEVLSPPAPREGGLRWGLSPTLPQSFARVTTSMTVALHPPPLPGAYIHPASDEPTWSPVATPAASGSNNLSSRGPCPATG; encoded by the exons ATGGCTGGGCCGCCGCCACTCCAGGAGCTGCCCCCTGTCTATACACCCCCAGCTCGAGCCGCATCACCCCAG ATCCTAGCTGGGAGCCTAAAGGCTCCACTCTGGCTTCGTGCTTACTTCCAGGGCCTGCTCTTCTCTCTGGGCTGCGGGATCCAGAGACACTGTGGCAAAGTGCTCTTCCTGGGCCTGTTGGCCTTTGGAGCCCTGGCACTGGGTCTCCGTGTGGCCATCATTGAGACAGACCTAGAACAGCTCTGGGTGGAAG TGGGCAGCCGGGTGAGCCAGGAGTTGCATTACACCAAGGAGAAGCTGGGGGAAGAGGCTGCGTACACCTCCCAGATGTTGATACAGACCCCACACCAGGAGGGGGAGAACATCCTCACGCCTGAGGCACTGGGCCTCCACCTCCAGGCAGCCCTTGCAGCCAGTAAAGTGCAAGTATCACTCTATGGAAA GTCCTGGGATTTGAATAAAATCTGCTACAAGTCAGGAATTCCCCTaattgaaaatggaatgattgaGCGG ATGATTGAGAAGCTGTTTCCGTGCGTGATCCTCACCCCCCTCGACTGCTTCTGGGAGGGAGCCAAACTCCAAGGGGGCTCTGCCTACTTGCC TGGTCGTCCTGACATCCAGTGGACCAACCTGGATCCAGAGCAGCTGCTCAAGGAGCTGGGCCCTTTTGCCTCCCTTGAGGGCTTCCGGGAGCTGTTAGACAAGGCACAGGTGGGCCAGGCCTATGTGGGGCGGCCCTGTCTGCACCCTGATGACCTCCACTGCCCACCTACTGCCCCTAACCATCACAGCAAGCAG GCTCCCAATGTGGCTCAGGAGTTGAACGGTGGCTGCCATGGCTTCTCCCACAAGTTCATGCACTGGCAGGAGGAACTGCTGCTGGGGGGCATGGCCAGAGACGCCCAAGGACAGCTGCTAAG GGCAGAAGCCCTGCAGAGCACCTTCTTGCTGATGAGTCCCCGCCAGCTGTATGAGCACTTCCGAGGCGACTACCAGACACACGACATCGGCTGGAGCGAGGAGCAGGCTGGCACAGTGCTGAGGGCCTGGCAGCGGCGCTTTGTGCAG CTGGCCCAGGAGGCCCTGCCTCAGAATTCATCCCAGCAGATCCACGCCTTCTCCTCCACCACCCTGGATGACatcctgcatgctttctctgaaGTCAGTGCTGCCCGTGTGGTGGGAGGCTATCTGCTCATG cTAGCCTATGCCTGTGTGACGATGCTGCGCTGGGACTGTGCCCAGTCCCAGGGTGCTGTAGGCCTTGCAGGGGTGCTGCTGGTAGCCCTGGCAGTGGCCTCgggcctcgggctctgtgccctgCTTGGCATCGCCTTCAACGCTGCCACTACCCAG GTGCTGCCCTTCTTGGCACTGGGCATCGGTGTGGATGACATATTCCTGCTGGCACATGCCTTCACAGAGGCTCCACCTGGCACCCCTCTCCAG GAGCGCACAGGCGAGTGTCTGCGGCGCACAGGTACCAGCGTCGCACTCACATCCATCAACCACATGGTTGCCTTCTTCATGGCTGCCCTAGTTCCCATCCCTGCACTGCGGGCCTTCTCCTTGCAG GCGGCCATAGTGGTTGGCTGCAACTTTGCAGCCGTGATGCTTGTCTTCCCGGCGGTCCTCAGCCTGGACCTGCATCGGCGCCACTGCCAGCGCCTCGACGTGCTCTGCTGTTTCTCCAG cccCTGCTCTGCCCGCGTGATTCAGATTCTGCCCCAGGAACTAGGGGATAGGACAGTACCAGTGGGCATTGCCCACCTGACTGCCACAGTTCAAGCCTTTGCCCACTGTGAAGCCAGCAGCCAGCATGTCGTCACCATCCTGCCTCCCCGGGCCCACTTGGTGCCCCCACCTTCTGAcccactgggctctgagctcttCAGCCCAGGAGGGTCCACACGGGACCTTCTAGGCCAAGAGGAGGGGACAAGGCAAAAGGCAACGTGCAATTCCCTGCCCTGTGCCCGCTGGAATCTTGCTCATTTCGCCCGCTATCATTTTGCACCCTTGCTGCTCCAGTCACACAGCAAG GCCATGGTGCTGGTGCTCTTTGGGGCTCTTCTGGGCCTGAGCCTCTACGGAGCAACCTTGGTGCAGGATGGGCTGGCCCTGACAGATGTGGTGCCTCGGGGCACCAAGGAGCATGCCTTCCTGAGCGCCCAGCTCAGGTACTTCTCCCTGTACGAGGTGGCCCTGGTGACACAGGGTGGCTTTGACTACGCCCACTCCCAACGCGCCCTCTTTGATCTGCACCAGCGCTTCAGTTCTCTCAAGGCCGTGCTGCCCCCgcctgccacccaggcgccccgcacctGGCTGCACTATTACCGCAACTGGCTACAGG GAATCCAGGCCGCGTTTGACCAGGACTGGGCTTCTGGGCGCATTACCCGCCACTCATGCCGCAATGGCTCTGAGGATGGGGCCCTGGCCTACAAGCTGCTCATCCAGACCGGGGATGCCCAAGAGCCTCTGGATTTCAGCCAG tTGACCACAAGGAAGCTAGTAGATAAGGAGGGGCTGATCCCACCCGAACTCTTCTACGTGGGGCTGACCATGTGGGTAAGCAGTGACCCACTGGGCCTGGCAGCCTCACAGGCCAACTTCTACCCCCCACCTCCCGAGTGGCTGCACGACAAATATGACACTACGGGGGAGAACCTTCGCA TCCCGGCGGCCCAGCCCCTGGAATTTGCCCAGTTCCCCTTCCTACTGCATGGCCTCCAGAAGACTGCGGACTTCGTGGAGGCCATTGAGGGGGCCCGAGCAGCGTGCACCGAGGCAGGCCGGGCCGGGGTGCGTGCCTACCCCAGTGGctcccccttcctcttctgggaGCAGTATCTGGGCCTGCGGCGCTACTTTTTGCTGGCTATCTGCATCCTGCTGGTATGCACTTTCCTCGTCTGTGCCCTGCTGCTGCTCAATCCCTGGACAGCTGGTCTCATA GTACTGGTCCTGGCGATGATGACTGTGGAGCTCTTTGGCATCATGGGTTTCCTGGGCATCAAACTGAGTGCCATCCCTGTGGTGATCCTTGTGGCCTCTGTAGGCATTGGTGTCGAGTTCACAGTCCATGTGGCTCTG GGCTTCCTGACCACCCAGGGTAGCCGGAACCTGCGGGCTGCCTGTGCCCTAGAGCACACATTTGCTCCCGTGACCGATGGGGCCGTCTCCACATTGCTGGGTCTGCTTATGCTTGCTGGTTCGAACTTTGACTTCATCATAAG GTACTTTTTCGTGGTGCTGACAGTGCTCACACTCCTGGGCCTCCTCCATGGGCTCATGCTGCTGCCTGTGCTGCTGTCCATCCTGGGCCCCCCACCAGAG GTGGTACAGATATACAAGGAGAGCCCAGAGGTCCTCAGCCCTCCAGCTCCACGGGAAGGAGGACTCAGGTGGGGGttgtcccccaccctgccccagagCTTTGCCAGAGTGACTACCTCCATGACAGTggccctccacccacccccgcTGCCTGGTGCCTACATCCACCCAGCCTCTGATGAACCCACTTGGTCCCCTGTTGCCACACCAGCTGCCAGCGGCTCCAACAACCTCAGTTCTAGGGGACCATGTCCAGCCACTGGGTGA
- the PTCH2 gene encoding protein patched homolog 2 isoform X3, with translation MAGPPPLQELPPVYTPPARAASPQILAGSLKAPLWLRAYFQGLLFSLGCGIQRHCGKVLFLGLLAFGALALGLRVAIIETDLEQLWVEVGSRVSQELHYTKEKLGEEAAYTSQMLIQTPHQEGENILTPEALGLHLQAALAASKVQVSLYGKSWDLNKICYKSGIPLIENGMIERMIEKLFPCVILTPLDCFWEGAKLQGGSAYLPGRPDIQWTNLDPEQLLKELGPFASLEGFRELLDKAQVGQAYVGRPCLHPDDLHCPPTAPNHHSKQAPNVAQELNGGCHGFSHKFMHWQEELLLGGMARDAQGQLLRAEALQSTFLLMSPRQLYEHFRGDYQTHDIGWSEEQAGTVLRAWQRRFVQLAQEALPQNSSQQIHAFSSTTLDDILHAFSEVSAARVVGGYLLMLAYACVTMLRWDCAQSQGAVGLAGVLLVALAVASGLGLCALLGIAFNAATTQVLPFLALGIGVDDIFLLAHAFTEAPPGTPLQERTGECLRRTGTSVALTSINHMVAFFMAALVPIPALRAFSLQAAIVVGCNFAAVMLVFPAVLSLDLHRRHCQRLDVLCCFSRYRPCIPTPPGLISSGPITSCPLTSISTDLPPPLSASSSPCSARVIQILPQELGDRTVPVGIAHLTATVQAFAHCEASSQHVVTILPPRAHLVPPPSDPLGSELFSPGGSTRDLLGQEEGTRQKATCNSLPCARWNLAHFARYHFAPLLLQSHSKAMVLVLFGALLGLSLYGATLVQDGLALTDVVPRGTKEHAFLSAQLRYFSLYEVALVTQGGFDYAHSQRALFDLHQRFSSLKAVLPPPATQAPRTWLHYYRNWLQGIQAAFDQDWASGRITRHSCRNGSEDGALAYKLLIQTGDAQEPLDFSQLTTRKLVDKEGLIPPELFYVGLTMWVSSDPLGLAASQANFYPPPPEWLHDKYDTTGENLRIPAAQPLEFAQFPFLLHGLQKTADFVEAIEGARAACTEAGRAGVRAYPSGSPFLFWEQYLGLRRYFLLAICILLVCTFLVCALLLLNPWTAGLIVLVLAMMTVELFGIMGFLGIKLSAIPVVILVASVGIGVEFTVHVALGFLTTQGSRNLRAACALEHTFAPVTDGAVSTLLGLLMLAGSNFDFIIRYFFVVLTVLTLLGLLHGLMLLPVLLSILGPPPEVVQIYKESPEVLSPPAPREGGLRWGLSPTLPQSFARVTTSMTVALHPPPLPGAYIHPASDEPTWSPVATPAASGSNNLSSRGPCPATG, from the exons ATGGCTGGGCCGCCGCCACTCCAGGAGCTGCCCCCTGTCTATACACCCCCAGCTCGAGCCGCATCACCCCAG ATCCTAGCTGGGAGCCTAAAGGCTCCACTCTGGCTTCGTGCTTACTTCCAGGGCCTGCTCTTCTCTCTGGGCTGCGGGATCCAGAGACACTGTGGCAAAGTGCTCTTCCTGGGCCTGTTGGCCTTTGGAGCCCTGGCACTGGGTCTCCGTGTGGCCATCATTGAGACAGACCTAGAACAGCTCTGGGTGGAAG TGGGCAGCCGGGTGAGCCAGGAGTTGCATTACACCAAGGAGAAGCTGGGGGAAGAGGCTGCGTACACCTCCCAGATGTTGATACAGACCCCACACCAGGAGGGGGAGAACATCCTCACGCCTGAGGCACTGGGCCTCCACCTCCAGGCAGCCCTTGCAGCCAGTAAAGTGCAAGTATCACTCTATGGAAA GTCCTGGGATTTGAATAAAATCTGCTACAAGTCAGGAATTCCCCTaattgaaaatggaatgattgaGCGG ATGATTGAGAAGCTGTTTCCGTGCGTGATCCTCACCCCCCTCGACTGCTTCTGGGAGGGAGCCAAACTCCAAGGGGGCTCTGCCTACTTGCC TGGTCGTCCTGACATCCAGTGGACCAACCTGGATCCAGAGCAGCTGCTCAAGGAGCTGGGCCCTTTTGCCTCCCTTGAGGGCTTCCGGGAGCTGTTAGACAAGGCACAGGTGGGCCAGGCCTATGTGGGGCGGCCCTGTCTGCACCCTGATGACCTCCACTGCCCACCTACTGCCCCTAACCATCACAGCAAGCAG GCTCCCAATGTGGCTCAGGAGTTGAACGGTGGCTGCCATGGCTTCTCCCACAAGTTCATGCACTGGCAGGAGGAACTGCTGCTGGGGGGCATGGCCAGAGACGCCCAAGGACAGCTGCTAAG GGCAGAAGCCCTGCAGAGCACCTTCTTGCTGATGAGTCCCCGCCAGCTGTATGAGCACTTCCGAGGCGACTACCAGACACACGACATCGGCTGGAGCGAGGAGCAGGCTGGCACAGTGCTGAGGGCCTGGCAGCGGCGCTTTGTGCAG CTGGCCCAGGAGGCCCTGCCTCAGAATTCATCCCAGCAGATCCACGCCTTCTCCTCCACCACCCTGGATGACatcctgcatgctttctctgaaGTCAGTGCTGCCCGTGTGGTGGGAGGCTATCTGCTCATG cTAGCCTATGCCTGTGTGACGATGCTGCGCTGGGACTGTGCCCAGTCCCAGGGTGCTGTAGGCCTTGCAGGGGTGCTGCTGGTAGCCCTGGCAGTGGCCTCgggcctcgggctctgtgccctgCTTGGCATCGCCTTCAACGCTGCCACTACCCAG GTGCTGCCCTTCTTGGCACTGGGCATCGGTGTGGATGACATATTCCTGCTGGCACATGCCTTCACAGAGGCTCCACCTGGCACCCCTCTCCAG GAGCGCACAGGCGAGTGTCTGCGGCGCACAGGTACCAGCGTCGCACTCACATCCATCAACCACATGGTTGCCTTCTTCATGGCTGCCCTAGTTCCCATCCCTGCACTGCGGGCCTTCTCCTTGCAG GCGGCCATAGTGGTTGGCTGCAACTTTGCAGCCGTGATGCTTGTCTTCCCGGCGGTCCTCAGCCTGGACCTGCATCGGCGCCACTGCCAGCGCCTCGACGTGCTCTGCTGTTTCTCCAGGTACCGTCCCTGcatccccaccccaccaggcCTCATCTCCTCGGGCCCCATCACTTCCTGTCCCCTCACCAGCATTTCCACAGACCTGccacccccactctctgcctcttccagcccCTGCTCTGCCCGCGTGATTCAGATTCTGCCCCAGGAACTAGGGGATAGGACAGTACCAGTGGGCATTGCCCACCTGACTGCCACAGTTCAAGCCTTTGCCCACTGTGAAGCCAGCAGCCAGCATGTCGTCACCATCCTGCCTCCCCGGGCCCACTTGGTGCCCCCACCTTCTGAcccactgggctctgagctcttCAGCCCAGGAGGGTCCACACGGGACCTTCTAGGCCAAGAGGAGGGGACAAGGCAAAAGGCAACGTGCAATTCCCTGCCCTGTGCCCGCTGGAATCTTGCTCATTTCGCCCGCTATCATTTTGCACCCTTGCTGCTCCAGTCACACAGCAAG GCCATGGTGCTGGTGCTCTTTGGGGCTCTTCTGGGCCTGAGCCTCTACGGAGCAACCTTGGTGCAGGATGGGCTGGCCCTGACAGATGTGGTGCCTCGGGGCACCAAGGAGCATGCCTTCCTGAGCGCCCAGCTCAGGTACTTCTCCCTGTACGAGGTGGCCCTGGTGACACAGGGTGGCTTTGACTACGCCCACTCCCAACGCGCCCTCTTTGATCTGCACCAGCGCTTCAGTTCTCTCAAGGCCGTGCTGCCCCCgcctgccacccaggcgccccgcacctGGCTGCACTATTACCGCAACTGGCTACAGG GAATCCAGGCCGCGTTTGACCAGGACTGGGCTTCTGGGCGCATTACCCGCCACTCATGCCGCAATGGCTCTGAGGATGGGGCCCTGGCCTACAAGCTGCTCATCCAGACCGGGGATGCCCAAGAGCCTCTGGATTTCAGCCAG tTGACCACAAGGAAGCTAGTAGATAAGGAGGGGCTGATCCCACCCGAACTCTTCTACGTGGGGCTGACCATGTGGGTAAGCAGTGACCCACTGGGCCTGGCAGCCTCACAGGCCAACTTCTACCCCCCACCTCCCGAGTGGCTGCACGACAAATATGACACTACGGGGGAGAACCTTCGCA TCCCGGCGGCCCAGCCCCTGGAATTTGCCCAGTTCCCCTTCCTACTGCATGGCCTCCAGAAGACTGCGGACTTCGTGGAGGCCATTGAGGGGGCCCGAGCAGCGTGCACCGAGGCAGGCCGGGCCGGGGTGCGTGCCTACCCCAGTGGctcccccttcctcttctgggaGCAGTATCTGGGCCTGCGGCGCTACTTTTTGCTGGCTATCTGCATCCTGCTGGTATGCACTTTCCTCGTCTGTGCCCTGCTGCTGCTCAATCCCTGGACAGCTGGTCTCATA GTACTGGTCCTGGCGATGATGACTGTGGAGCTCTTTGGCATCATGGGTTTCCTGGGCATCAAACTGAGTGCCATCCCTGTGGTGATCCTTGTGGCCTCTGTAGGCATTGGTGTCGAGTTCACAGTCCATGTGGCTCTG GGCTTCCTGACCACCCAGGGTAGCCGGAACCTGCGGGCTGCCTGTGCCCTAGAGCACACATTTGCTCCCGTGACCGATGGGGCCGTCTCCACATTGCTGGGTCTGCTTATGCTTGCTGGTTCGAACTTTGACTTCATCATAAG GTACTTTTTCGTGGTGCTGACAGTGCTCACACTCCTGGGCCTCCTCCATGGGCTCATGCTGCTGCCTGTGCTGCTGTCCATCCTGGGCCCCCCACCAGAG GTGGTACAGATATACAAGGAGAGCCCAGAGGTCCTCAGCCCTCCAGCTCCACGGGAAGGAGGACTCAGGTGGGGGttgtcccccaccctgccccagagCTTTGCCAGAGTGACTACCTCCATGACAGTggccctccacccacccccgcTGCCTGGTGCCTACATCCACCCAGCCTCTGATGAACCCACTTGGTCCCCTGTTGCCACACCAGCTGCCAGCGGCTCCAACAACCTCAGTTCTAGGGGACCATGTCCAGCCACTGGGTGA
- the PTCH2 gene encoding protein patched homolog 2 isoform X7, producing MAGPPPLQELPPVYTPPARAASPQILAGSLKAPLWLRAYFQGLLFSLGCGIQRHCGKVLFLGLLAFGALALGLRVAIIETDLEQLWVEVGSRVSQELHYTKEKLGEEAAYTSQMLIQTPHQEGENILTPEALGLHLQAALAASKVQVSLYGKSWDLNKICYKSGIPLIENGMIERMIEKLFPCVILTPLDCFWEGAKLQGGSAYLPGRPDIQWTNLDPEQLLKELGPFASLEGFRELLDKAQVGQAYVGRPCLHPDDLHCPPTAPNHHSKQAPNVAQELNGGCHGFSHKFMHWQEELLLGGMARDAQGQLLRAEALQSTFLLMSPRQLYEHFRGDYQTHDIGWSEEQAGTVLRAWQRRFVQLAQEALPQNSSQQIHAFSSTTLDDILHAFSEVSAARVVGGYLLMVGPAPGTLPHPLPGAQPGSCFPRLCPPSPQLAYACVTMLRWDCAQSQGAVGLAGVLLVALAVASGLGLCALLGIAFNAATTQVLPFLALGIGVDDIFLLAHAFTEAPPGTPLQAAIVVGCNFAAVMLVFPAVLSLDLHRRHCQRLDVLCCFSSPCSARVIQILPQELGDRTVPVGIAHLTATVQAFAHCEASSQHVVTILPPRAHLVPPPSDPLGSELFSPGGSTRDLLGQEEGTRQKATCNSLPCARWNLAHFARYHFAPLLLQSHSKAMVLVLFGALLGLSLYGATLVQDGLALTDVVPRGTKEHAFLSAQLRYFSLYEVALVTQGGFDYAHSQRALFDLHQRFSSLKAVLPPPATQAPRTWLHYYRNWLQGIQAAFDQDWASGRITRHSCRNGSEDGALAYKLLIQTGDAQEPLDFSQLTTRKLVDKEGLIPPELFYVGLTMWVSSDPLGLAASQANFYPPPPEWLHDKYDTTGENLRIPAAQPLEFAQFPFLLHGLQKTADFVEAIEGARAACTEAGRAGVRAYPSGSPFLFWEQYLGLRRYFLLAICILLVCTFLVCALLLLNPWTAGLIVLVLAMMTVELFGIMGFLGIKLSAIPVVILVASVGIGVEFTVHVALGFLTTQGSRNLRAACALEHTFAPVTDGAVSTLLGLLMLAGSNFDFIIRYFFVVLTVLTLLGLLHGLMLLPVLLSILGPPPEVVQIYKESPEVLSPPAPREGGLRWGLSPTLPQSFARVTTSMTVALHPPPLPGAYIHPASDEPTWSPVATPAASGSNNLSSRGPCPATG from the exons ATGGCTGGGCCGCCGCCACTCCAGGAGCTGCCCCCTGTCTATACACCCCCAGCTCGAGCCGCATCACCCCAG ATCCTAGCTGGGAGCCTAAAGGCTCCACTCTGGCTTCGTGCTTACTTCCAGGGCCTGCTCTTCTCTCTGGGCTGCGGGATCCAGAGACACTGTGGCAAAGTGCTCTTCCTGGGCCTGTTGGCCTTTGGAGCCCTGGCACTGGGTCTCCGTGTGGCCATCATTGAGACAGACCTAGAACAGCTCTGGGTGGAAG TGGGCAGCCGGGTGAGCCAGGAGTTGCATTACACCAAGGAGAAGCTGGGGGAAGAGGCTGCGTACACCTCCCAGATGTTGATACAGACCCCACACCAGGAGGGGGAGAACATCCTCACGCCTGAGGCACTGGGCCTCCACCTCCAGGCAGCCCTTGCAGCCAGTAAAGTGCAAGTATCACTCTATGGAAA GTCCTGGGATTTGAATAAAATCTGCTACAAGTCAGGAATTCCCCTaattgaaaatggaatgattgaGCGG ATGATTGAGAAGCTGTTTCCGTGCGTGATCCTCACCCCCCTCGACTGCTTCTGGGAGGGAGCCAAACTCCAAGGGGGCTCTGCCTACTTGCC TGGTCGTCCTGACATCCAGTGGACCAACCTGGATCCAGAGCAGCTGCTCAAGGAGCTGGGCCCTTTTGCCTCCCTTGAGGGCTTCCGGGAGCTGTTAGACAAGGCACAGGTGGGCCAGGCCTATGTGGGGCGGCCCTGTCTGCACCCTGATGACCTCCACTGCCCACCTACTGCCCCTAACCATCACAGCAAGCAG GCTCCCAATGTGGCTCAGGAGTTGAACGGTGGCTGCCATGGCTTCTCCCACAAGTTCATGCACTGGCAGGAGGAACTGCTGCTGGGGGGCATGGCCAGAGACGCCCAAGGACAGCTGCTAAG GGCAGAAGCCCTGCAGAGCACCTTCTTGCTGATGAGTCCCCGCCAGCTGTATGAGCACTTCCGAGGCGACTACCAGACACACGACATCGGCTGGAGCGAGGAGCAGGCTGGCACAGTGCTGAGGGCCTGGCAGCGGCGCTTTGTGCAG CTGGCCCAGGAGGCCCTGCCTCAGAATTCATCCCAGCAGATCCACGCCTTCTCCTCCACCACCCTGGATGACatcctgcatgctttctctgaaGTCAGTGCTGCCCGTGTGGTGGGAGGCTATCTGCTCATGGTGGGTCCTGCTCCCGGCACCTTACCCCACCCTCTGCCCGGTGCTCAGCCAGGAAGCTGCTTTCCAAGACTgtgccctccttccccacagcTAGCCTATGCCTGTGTGACGATGCTGCGCTGGGACTGTGCCCAGTCCCAGGGTGCTGTAGGCCTTGCAGGGGTGCTGCTGGTAGCCCTGGCAGTGGCCTCgggcctcgggctctgtgccctgCTTGGCATCGCCTTCAACGCTGCCACTACCCAG GTGCTGCCCTTCTTGGCACTGGGCATCGGTGTGGATGACATATTCCTGCTGGCACATGCCTTCACAGAGGCTCCACCTGGCACCCCTCTCCAG GCGGCCATAGTGGTTGGCTGCAACTTTGCAGCCGTGATGCTTGTCTTCCCGGCGGTCCTCAGCCTGGACCTGCATCGGCGCCACTGCCAGCGCCTCGACGTGCTCTGCTGTTTCTCCAG cccCTGCTCTGCCCGCGTGATTCAGATTCTGCCCCAGGAACTAGGGGATAGGACAGTACCAGTGGGCATTGCCCACCTGACTGCCACAGTTCAAGCCTTTGCCCACTGTGAAGCCAGCAGCCAGCATGTCGTCACCATCCTGCCTCCCCGGGCCCACTTGGTGCCCCCACCTTCTGAcccactgggctctgagctcttCAGCCCAGGAGGGTCCACACGGGACCTTCTAGGCCAAGAGGAGGGGACAAGGCAAAAGGCAACGTGCAATTCCCTGCCCTGTGCCCGCTGGAATCTTGCTCATTTCGCCCGCTATCATTTTGCACCCTTGCTGCTCCAGTCACACAGCAAG GCCATGGTGCTGGTGCTCTTTGGGGCTCTTCTGGGCCTGAGCCTCTACGGAGCAACCTTGGTGCAGGATGGGCTGGCCCTGACAGATGTGGTGCCTCGGGGCACCAAGGAGCATGCCTTCCTGAGCGCCCAGCTCAGGTACTTCTCCCTGTACGAGGTGGCCCTGGTGACACAGGGTGGCTTTGACTACGCCCACTCCCAACGCGCCCTCTTTGATCTGCACCAGCGCTTCAGTTCTCTCAAGGCCGTGCTGCCCCCgcctgccacccaggcgccccgcacctGGCTGCACTATTACCGCAACTGGCTACAGG GAATCCAGGCCGCGTTTGACCAGGACTGGGCTTCTGGGCGCATTACCCGCCACTCATGCCGCAATGGCTCTGAGGATGGGGCCCTGGCCTACAAGCTGCTCATCCAGACCGGGGATGCCCAAGAGCCTCTGGATTTCAGCCAG tTGACCACAAGGAAGCTAGTAGATAAGGAGGGGCTGATCCCACCCGAACTCTTCTACGTGGGGCTGACCATGTGGGTAAGCAGTGACCCACTGGGCCTGGCAGCCTCACAGGCCAACTTCTACCCCCCACCTCCCGAGTGGCTGCACGACAAATATGACACTACGGGGGAGAACCTTCGCA TCCCGGCGGCCCAGCCCCTGGAATTTGCCCAGTTCCCCTTCCTACTGCATGGCCTCCAGAAGACTGCGGACTTCGTGGAGGCCATTGAGGGGGCCCGAGCAGCGTGCACCGAGGCAGGCCGGGCCGGGGTGCGTGCCTACCCCAGTGGctcccccttcctcttctgggaGCAGTATCTGGGCCTGCGGCGCTACTTTTTGCTGGCTATCTGCATCCTGCTGGTATGCACTTTCCTCGTCTGTGCCCTGCTGCTGCTCAATCCCTGGACAGCTGGTCTCATA GTACTGGTCCTGGCGATGATGACTGTGGAGCTCTTTGGCATCATGGGTTTCCTGGGCATCAAACTGAGTGCCATCCCTGTGGTGATCCTTGTGGCCTCTGTAGGCATTGGTGTCGAGTTCACAGTCCATGTGGCTCTG GGCTTCCTGACCACCCAGGGTAGCCGGAACCTGCGGGCTGCCTGTGCCCTAGAGCACACATTTGCTCCCGTGACCGATGGGGCCGTCTCCACATTGCTGGGTCTGCTTATGCTTGCTGGTTCGAACTTTGACTTCATCATAAG GTACTTTTTCGTGGTGCTGACAGTGCTCACACTCCTGGGCCTCCTCCATGGGCTCATGCTGCTGCCTGTGCTGCTGTCCATCCTGGGCCCCCCACCAGAG GTGGTACAGATATACAAGGAGAGCCCAGAGGTCCTCAGCCCTCCAGCTCCACGGGAAGGAGGACTCAGGTGGGGGttgtcccccaccctgccccagagCTTTGCCAGAGTGACTACCTCCATGACAGTggccctccacccacccccgcTGCCTGGTGCCTACATCCACCCAGCCTCTGATGAACCCACTTGGTCCCCTGTTGCCACACCAGCTGCCAGCGGCTCCAACAACCTCAGTTCTAGGGGACCATGTCCAGCCACTGGGTGA